aacataaaattataaatttatggtCTATTCAACCTTGATGGATGAAATGTGATGTAATCAAACACTGCATAAAGTTCTTGGATCAAAATGcattctttttattaaaaatttaagtgaaAATAAGAGCTAAAGACCAATTGATGCCAGAAAACCCATAAGCAGATATCATTAGTGCAAAAAGAGATTATGGAACTTTTACTACATTTTACAATCACCAACTTTCACATTATTTTTTCAACCTCGTAATTAAGAGTAAATTGACAAAGAAGAGagtaaaaaacattaaaacaacACTTAGTACATAAGGTTTAAGGGTGTGAATCCCTACTAGACATTTTTGCATTCAGTACATAAACAGTTACCTGCAGCATTCCAATAAACCTACGCGTTTAACGGAAAATCTCAGGTTCGATTAGGACGAGGCGAGCAATGTCATAACTGGCTGTACATGTACAGACAGTGTAAGAAAAATTGTCTCATAATGAAGAATTCAAGTCTCCAATCAGCTTATAGCAGGCACTTACCTTAGTTATTTTGTCGGGAGAAATATGCATATACAATGGCCAATATAATTATAAGGAGGAAAATCTGCACAGAGAGAGAATAAAATTAAACTCGGTCGGATTTCCTCGAACAAAAAACATAATGACATGCAAATCATCGTTTagtatgaaaattaattataggGAAAGAAGTGATCTCATTCGGTTCAAATAAAACTATTGGTGataacttttttataaatgtCTAACTGAAATAGGTGATTACTTTTGCAAAAATGTCTAATCTTTCGTGAAACTGTTGTATTATAATTACTTATATACTATATAGTTAAAATCTTTTAGCTTTATCTAATACAAATAAAAGAgaataataaactttaaattgaATTTGTGTACATAGTTCAATTAATTTTCATACTACTATTTTCAACTTAAGCATTAAATCTCATAATTGTTAATAGCAAAAGAATATGAAACATAATTTCAACACATTATGTAAAATCAAATCGTAAAAATTATTggtaaaatcaaaagaaaatgaaacataattttaatttggacaAAGACAGTTGCTAATTAATGGTcaattatcaaatttaaatgCAAACTTTTTCCCCTTAATTGAGACAAGTCATAAGTTTCAAAAATGTTTCTCTTTAGTAAATGGCTTGAATATCCACCACATGTATTTAAAACACATTCCtcttattatatataaagaaaacCGACCGGAGACCTGGACAAAACTGatttaagaaaatcaaaaccAGGTGAACTATCTAAATATGTTCTAAATCCAAAATGGCTTGAACCCAAAATGATCCAAGCTTGACAGGAGCTAACTTGCATTCACCTAGCTAAACTATTTTCCATCTCTAAAAGAATGTAGAGAAACAGATAAAGTTgagagaaaaaattaaaaaagttgatAGGAACTTACAAGAGCTGAATTAGATCCTGGCTCATTGTTTATGAGAGACTTCCTGCAAGAACCAAACATGTCGATCAAacaagccaaaaaaaaaaaatatatgtaatatatatatatgtaatatatattacatattacTTATTCAACGAATTGCATGACAAACCTCTTGTTTAAGAACCCAGATTCACGGCAAGTTTTTTGTATTGCGTCCAACCTGCTCAGCGCTTTTTCTGCGTTAGGATCATTTCTGTCAACCTGCAGTCATAAACAGTGCTTTTTCAATAAGTTCAAGGTTCCTCCAGAACACATTGCAATGGAAAAATTTAGAGGTCACCTTTATGAAAGTATTGTCaagcaacatactaataaagttgagtttatttgttttaattaaggCCTCACTTCGTTGGGGGTAAGTTCACTAAGGAAGTCTAACTTCCCAAAAAATAGCATTTTTTTCTTACTTGATTCATTTTTATCAATCTATTTCTTGGGAAGTTGAGGGGTTGACTTCACTTTAACTAAGGAAATGACTCCCCTAGCAAAACCTAGGTAAGTTCTACTTCCctagttaaattaataaaaatacaattatatcCCTACATTTAATTAGCAAATTTAATTATTGAGGGTAATAttgtctttaaatttaaattaattaaaaatagaatgcaacttcccgggaagttaTTAAGTAACCAAGCAATAAAAAGATTGATTTCCTCCACACTACCTCAGTAATTAACTTCCCGGGAAATATACTTCCCGGGAATTATAAACAAACCAAGAGAGGCCTAAGTTCCCAAATAAATAACAGCGTAACTGTTGTTGAAAGTCAACAAATGAGAAGAAAAATTTGTGGCATCTTGTAAACCCCATTACTTGGTCCATGAATTGGACTAAAAATATGTCTAAAAAGCATAAAATGGATCATAAATTCATAACTAAACCACATGAGTTTAGAATGAAGATCCACCAAATTATTGTCATCGACTAATCCTAAACCAAAAAAGTTAAGGTAAAATTCTTGGagaattaattttcttttcatcCTCAAAAATATTAGAAATCTAATTTGTTTTAATGTTCAGAATGGATTTGCTCTCTCCTAAGAAATTATTGGCTAGAAGACGGTTTTTATGGAGAAATAATGCAATGTTCTAGACTTGTAGTTTTTCAGAAACAAAAACTGCaagaaaattgaaataatattgGATATTGGAAAGAGTTTAGACATCACACATTAAAACAACACTTCCGCACCAACTAGCCAAGCGGATAAAACAATACCTTTGATTTAAGCATGCAGGAGAAATCAAAGAAAGCACCATAGACATCAGCCATAGTCTTAGTTCGGTCAATGACCTTTGCAGTTAGACCTAGAAGAGAAATTTACAGAAGGTTAAATATGACCATAAAGTAACAAGGGGGAAAAGGGATAAAATTTAATACTTTGATTCGTCTCTTTCAGAAACAACATTTcttcttttaaacatttgtcaaACATTAAGTTCAGATTCTGTAATTTTAACAGTTCTCTTTGTGAATCTAAAACATGATAGTACATTCAGCATTCGAGAAACCAAAAAATCTCATAGAATGAACATACCACGCCTCATTTTCACAACACCTCTGAATACTTCAATGTTGTTGTAGCACAATGCTAGGGTTCCAATGGACATGATCTAGCATTAAAAACATGCCAAATGAGAACCAAACTCTAATGAAAATATCAACAATTATCACTTACaagaacaaaaatgaaaaacacaGAAGAGACGCATCAATTCAGAATTAAAAAGCAGCATGGATTTTGTTTCCTATGCATAGCTATGCGTGCATAAAAAGGTGTAGCTACAATTGCATGTGGCAAACCTTGGTTGATGttagtaaaatttgtaaaatggAGGAAAAAAAGATTCATTTAACCAACCCAGCTAATTTGATATGATTTGCTTAACCACGTAACAAAGGAATTTTCTATTCGGATCTTGTTtaagatttaaataaaaagagactATGATTCAATTGTCCTATTAGCTACACATGagagcaaaaaaattaaaagagttgTTTAAACAGATATAAAGCTCATCCCTTCAAGCTACCTAGTGTAAAACAAAGTCCAAAGCACAAAAACCATGTGAGACATGATACCGACATTTTCAAAAGAGTGGTTGCATATACCTGAGGGATGGCACAAAAACGAAATATAGCAGGATCCCGCAGTGCAGACATGTACTTCAAGCAATCATCCGCATGGATCAGAGCATTAGTAACCATATCATTCAAACATTGCACTGCCTTCTCTGAGTTCTCTTCATACTTTAAGTCCTGAGAAGCAGCGAATAGAGGAGAAAAGGTTAATCATACAAGATAAAATAAGAAATCAAGTGCAATGTCGCCACTTAAAGAGAAATGGCAGCCACAAAATATTGATGTTAGCTAAAATGACAAAGAAATGAAGATAAACAAACCTCGAGTTTATTAACATATTTGCTCCAGATTTGACGAGGCCAAAACATGCGTGACTTAGGTATCTCATTTATGTCCTCCAGATAATCTCGAATAATGTTTATTTTCTGGGATGATATAACACAGAATGAGCAGCATGAGAAATTGATATCAAGATAATAGCCTAAATGTGATTCACTTAAGTAACTTTGTGCATCATTGTAATACCTGAAGAAATAAACCCATTGAGTTGGAAAGGTCATCTGAGGCCAAATCTTCCTTTCCAGAGGCATGGAAAAGCTTGGACAGTCCCAGTCCCACAAGTCCTGCTACATAGTGGCAATACTCGTCATAATCATCAATTGTTTCCACCTGCAAAATAAGACGTTCAAGGATATCGATGTGAATGATTGTTTGTGCACACATAAAtatgtaatataaaataaacaataatagaAATCTATCCTATTGATTCTGAGTCAGTTATTCGTTCATCCTATACTCCTGCGAGATGACACGTCATACCACTAACCTCTTTGCATATGAATTTAGCCATTCCTGCACCCATTCTTTTTGTGATATCCTCAATCGCCTCTTGGTAACTACACAAATTCACAAAAAAGTGATTAGATGCAGTTATTTATTCAACCAAAGCACATCCTAGAGACTCCAGATAGACCACACATGGGATGAGGGAGATTATATATATTCCTCCCATTAGTGTTTATTAAGACCTAGTCCTTTTCATTTTTCTCTCCTTTATGCAACATGGACTCTCTGACTCACTCAATTTTTCAACAACATGATACATACTTAATGACTCATTAATGTGAGAGTGCTCCACAAACTTGAGTAAATGGCCCAAGTGGATTTCCATTCCTAAATTGTTGCATTTTCAGCAGAGCTTAGGCATATCCATGAGGCTACAATTAGATTACAAGAGGAGTTCTTAAGATTTTAACTTATTAGGAAATAGGAAGGCAAACCATAATGAGTAAGATAAGTGATTCACTGATACTAgaataacaataaaaaagatgaaactgtACAGGAATTATCAAGATTAAAATAAGTCTATCCTCAGATCTATAGAGGTGCCCATTAAATGcaacaaaaagaaataaatggaacctTTTCCCAAGTTCAAGAAAAGCAGTTGAAACATGATGAAACTGGTCCATGAGAACTTTATAGTCCTTAGTGCCACCTAATACATAAGAAATAATCAAATCAGAGCAGCACATAAATTTCGATTAACATATATAACCTGGGGTCTTCGGCATAAACTTCTGAAGCTAGTCAAGTAAAAAAGAAATTTGAAGATTTTCTGATAccaactaataaaaataaattaaggaaaaagaagaacagTTTTATGAGAATTCTCGATTTCTAAGCAATGAGCATGAAAGATCCATTTGGAATTAGTTTAATGAGAATTCTCTATTTCTTAGCAATGAACATGAAAGATCCATTTGAATGGTAATTCCAGTGAGAACAGGCAAGTTTAAAGGTACCCAAATGCAAGAATGACCAAGAAGTTAATGAACTATAAAAGGCCAAACAATGACTGGATATATTAGAGTCAGTATGCATGCCCCTATGCCTGGAAAACAGCTGATTAAGAAGAAGTGGGATACACACATACAAAAAGATAAGATACCAAATCACTTTTAGCAACTGAATGATTCAGTGTAACCTTTTTCAGTttgtaaaatttagaaaaacCACTAGTGAGAAAAATAGACTTACATGAAAAGTGCCATTCAGGATTGTATATGTGTTTGTAAAAGTCTATCAGAATAGGAACTTTGATATCTGTAGCTATGCTTGTATCATCCTCTGTAAAGAAAACATGAAAGGTTTTAAAGAAGATTCATTAACTCAGATGAAAGCATTATGAATCAAAGATCAGACAATTTTCTAAAGAAAAAAACAATGCTAGCTCAAGCAGACAACCAAATTTATTCCACATCCAACAAAATTCATTTGTTTTTTGTGTCAAACTCCAAAATCAAAGCCTTTTCTCTTTCTATCTCTcaccctctctctctctcttcccTACTTATGCTAGTAAAACCTACAGTGATCACAGGGCTTGGCACAAAGGTGTATTGCTTTTCAGGATGACAAGATCCATCTATGTTTAAACCAAAATATATCTTGTACATCACAATGCAAAACAATGATTGTGAAATGACATTTGAATTTAATAAGCTTCCTGTTTTTTATGCATCAACAACTGACACATGCTAGCAACTTAGCATGTTGAAAAGCTTCCTGTTTTTTATGCAGCAACAACTGACACATGCTAGCAACTTAGCAGGTTGAAAGTTAGAAAACTCAGGAAAGaacaaaataaacataaattccAGTTTTAATCACAAAACTTGCTTCCACTTTAACTCCAGTAAACTAATTACTAAGAGCACATTTAATGCTAGAGCTAGCAACTTCTGATGCAGCTTGGAGCTGGATGATGAAACCGCATTCAAGAAACCTTTTTAGGGAATGAGTGCAGAAGACAAAAATGATATACTTCAACAAGCCATATTCCATGTATTATACATTTTGTAAGATAATTGAAACAGAAACGGTTATAGAACAAACCAACAGTATCAAGGGCTCGAAGAACCAAATAGAATATGCAGACCTGCAAAACACAAAGCAACAAGAAAGTTTAGAAACAATTGATGTATTTAGATAGATGAAACACAACCTTGTAAATATGTCTCATGTTAGCAACTAAATGCATTTTGATTGATTAACAGTCCGGTAAACATCTCTCACAAACTAATATGAATAATGGAAGGTAAAAATGGAGAAGTACTGTACTGTGCTAAATGCTTATTTGAAATTCAGTTGACTAACTAAACCCAGAGAGATGCATAAAGAGGTTATATTTATATCTAAGTGGACTTGAGGAAAATGGAGCGAATTTTTGACTTGAGAGGATCCATTCCCATATTTATTGGATAAATATATCTAAAGTACAAGCGACTGCGTTATTTCACATTAAGAGACATAAATGATGCATAAGTTCCATCcatatagttttaaaaaaattccaaacatgaCCAAGCAAGCAGCCAATAAGGACTAGATAAGTTATTGTTAAAACAATTTAGACAGTGACATCAACTTGACAACCAGTCCATTTCATGAACATGATGCATGTACATACTTTTTGAATTATATGGACTGAACGTACAGTCAGCTGACATGCGCAATTCTTTGAACAATATGAATTAAAAGAACAGTAACATGACATGCATAAGAACCAACATTTGCATAAATTCATTGCTAAACTTAATATTAAACATTGTACTCAAACTATCCAGCTACCGCCGATTAAAGACCAGGATGCACGTTAAATAAGTAATTAAGCTTGCATAAACCAATTGCTAAAATGAAGATAAGATGTTGACTTCAACCTAACCACTACCAACCACCATATCAAATACATGATGCATGTGCAACATCCGACTTTTAACAGAATCATTAACATTCAGCTTCCGAAGGAGTCATCAAGTATACAGCATTGGGCATTTTAATATGGAAATATCACTGTCAATATTTACAAGACCagaaaagtcaaaaaaaaaaaaaaacttttcagGCATAATTTGCAATATTCTAAAGCTGTTTGACATTTTTCAAAAACAGAGAACAGTCGTTTGCTCAAAGGTCAAAAAAACTCATTTCGCTTCTGATACTGAAACAATTCtctgaataaaaattattcaatcacaCCTGTTTTAATGCTATTCCGTTTCCAAGTAATTTTCATAAACTTTCCTCCAAAAGAACTGGATACATCAACAACTATACTAACAcccaaatcatttaaaaaaaataagcagAAGATttccaacaaaaaaaaacaacaattgaACTGGGGAAACATGACACTTTAACACAGACATGGCGAAACagaaacagtgttattttaaagtttcctatgtaaaaaaatgaaatttcatgtcCGAAATGTCAAGTGTCCGAAAGTTCCCGAAACAGGACATGTTGATGGAATGAAGTGCTTGTGCTACCTACTCACTTTCCTTTTCCTCCAAGGTACACATCAATTCCAATAAAATTAACTTAACAAATGTAACATCAACGGTCAAAACTTCAACAGTATGATCTGAATTTTTCAGCAAATTTTTCAGAGAACTCTAGCTTAACAATCAACGAATATAAAAACGCAATTAAAAcagaataaaaacaaacttaCAGCATCACGAAGCTCAATGTCGAGCTGCTGAATAACAAGAGCAAAGCTACGAGAAACTTTATGAAGCATAGAGTAACAGAATCCCCAGTGAGGCTGCGGTGGGATCTGCTTCTCTGCATGCCTTGCTGCCATTTTTAGCTTCAATAGTGGGTACAAATCATCTGGGTTTCTCAAAATCGCTCCCAAACTTCCCATTTTTAATTCTTTCAGTTACAATTAGATCCCTGCCCAATTGAGATTTCTTTTGATTCTGAGAGAAATTTGAATCGAATCGAATCAAATCAAGTTCAACCACTACTCAGattgagaagaagaagaagaagaagattaaaGAACTGGCAATTAATATAGAGAGAGGCTAAAACTGAGACGGCTTAGTCCAAATAATGTGAGttgatttaaataatttaataatggTGTTAGTGTTGTGTTTGGCTggaattaaatcaaaattaaacaaaaaaagtcATAATTTAAAAGAATGTGTTAGGCGACTCCATCTCCATGAAAATACCTATAGCTGTTTATATATGCGGACATTAAAAAGTCATAGCGTGGactattataaaaatgaaatgaatAAAGGGTTAACGCGCCCCTAACTTATGATACGGGGTcatctaaattaatttatactacctccgttcttttttagttgtccatttagccaatattgcacatatcaagatagtgcttcttttgtctcaatttataaagaaaaatactaatatagccctattagttaataaatgccttttaaattaaatcatacggtcatttattagggatgggtaaacttggaagataagtagctaatatcacatggaattactaaatggacaactatttgtagacaaataaaattggctaaatggacaactaaaaaagaacggagggagtacttttTTTAACAAcgaaccccaaaactctttaattttgggtcagataaccccataattatatttttaaaacgtataaaatataaaacggaGACGAGGAATACAAAAAAGCAATTAAAtatttccctaattgttgcgatataattattctaaatctattttttaaaataaaaaatataaattatcgggttatttgacccaaaaatgaagagttttgagattagttgctcaaaaaggtataaattgggttagatgaccccgtgtcataAGTTCAGGGGGCGTGTTGACCCtttcttcaaaataaaatttattgacgAAATATTATacggtatttttttaaaaagttatttaatttatttaccgCGCTATCTAGATTTTgaattcctttttattttttatttactaaaattatcttgtttagttttttaatttaaaaaatgtttgttttgcttttttacgttttatgtcttttttatGTCTTTTAGTTTTTTATATTTCTGGTAGAGTTATTATGGTGTATTTGTGGTGTTTTAATAgtatatttatagtgtatttgtaattttttaatgtaaatacatcataaaaatataaattaattcgtTTGGTATGAAATAAGtaccaaaaaaattacaaaaccacTATAAAAACATAAACCAATCCATTGTGTACGAAATCAGTCGCATCAAAATAATAGAACAATTAtgtaaataagaaaataattgaGAACAAGAGAACAATACATCTATAATAATTTGTGTATATAAAacctaaaaaaatctaaacaattataaaaaaaacaaaagacgACGTCGAGGAAACCAACTAAAGAAAAATGACATTGAAGAAAACAGCGGAAAAAAGACAATGTCGAGAAAACCAGCGAAAAAAAGACAGCGTCGAAAATATCATAAGAAAAAAGACGACGTTGAGTATACCAGCGGAAGAAAGACAACGTCGAGAAACCCATCAGAACAACCAcagaaaaataatcaaaaaataccAGTTTTTTTATGCTCGTAGATCTGAAAGGCGGTTGCTTAATAAAAAGAGATTTgagaagagagaaagaaaataataaagaaatctgagagaaaaaaaaaagaggtgcgattataaagaaaaattatactccctccgtcccaatagagttgtccactttgagaaacttttttgtcccaaaactcttgtccgctttcaaaaaataacttatttttacACTCAATTATCATAtgttacccctatttaaaatccactaatgagtaaattgaaagtaaattacaagtggaccctatattaaatagtggtatgacaagaaaagtaagaaaatttttacaaaattcataaacaataattgtttttcttaaacagtgtgataaaggcaaagtggacaactctattggaacaAAAGGAGTATATGAATAAGTGAAGTCATAATTGaaaaagatttatttttataaataaaattaaatatagggTAGTGagaaaaattaccaaaatatgGGTGGgttgtaattatttttcaaaaatgaggaaacttttaaataattctaaatttattaagactgttattaaaatattttttttaataattagagaaGACGAGCATTTGTAGAAAAAATTGAATTCACGACTTAGCAGATTGTTGTCTAACACTTTAAACTATATGCTAATTCATTGAGTTTATTAATAATACTCATTCCATTTCTAAATACTATTTGTCTTTATAGTGAAAAacacaaattaagaaaacaattaatgcatgataaaattattagacTATTCCCATTATTTATTGCACattcaattattcattttataaatttcaacaaaaattagatttattttattGGAAAGAGGAGAAAATTAAGAGAAATAACAtgaaaattctaaataaatttaaaagtccTCATAAATTAAGTAACAAATGAGgttattttagataaaaattaatacTCTCCCGTCACAAAATAATAGTCCATTTTCTCATTTCCAAATAGTTTAAGAAACACAATTAATGCTCTAAATTTTcacaactttatttttattttttctatcatGCCCTTATTAAATGGCatgtctaatttattttttaggctAATGACAATAAATgataaacattaaataaaaataaagtagaaAAATCAACACTTTAAATTGTGATCTATAAGAAATGTGGACAACTATTTGgtataaaaaaagagaaaagttaacTATTATTTTGGGACGAATGACCGAGGaagtgtaatattttaaatttttagaaagaGAAGTATTATGGAATTTTTTTAGAACTTtagaaagataaaatattttagtaacggagggagtattaaataaataattatcatgttttgattaaattaataaaatttaaaataattatattttacacgtttattaaaaaataaatgcagCTGTTCCTACACTGTTCCCACGTTAAAAACTCACATCAGGGTTATCTTTTCCTAATAGTTTGTGTTCATAAGCAAATTTGGGATTGATATCTGATTACCACTTTTTCTCTATTTAATAATAAAGTTTTCTTTAGTTTTATCAAAATTTGTTTGTATCctacaaataattaattatttcctTTTATTAGGACGATAATAATATTAAAGAGAATGGCCACTATATTACAtaataaatcattataaaaGATATGATAACTTCTCTAAAAAAGAATCGTGTATGAATTTAACGGGTTATTTTATGAGTCATCTAATTACAcattcaattattaaattaaaaaaataaaacaaaataataatagacGGCATTAAATATAGCTATCGAAAAGATATTTACTATCCACATTTTAC
This window of the Mercurialis annua linkage group LG5, ddMerAnnu1.2, whole genome shotgun sequence genome carries:
- the LOC126682095 gene encoding squalene synthase 1-like, with protein sequence MGSLGAILRNPDDLYPLLKLKMAARHAEKQIPPQPHWGFCYSMLHKVSRSFALVIQQLDIELRDAVCIFYLVLRALDTVEDDTSIATDIKVPILIDFYKHIYNPEWHFSCGTKDYKVLMDQFHHVSTAFLELGKSYQEAIEDITKRMGAGMAKFICKEVETIDDYDEYCHYVAGLVGLGLSKLFHASGKEDLASDDLSNSMGLFLQKINIIRDYLEDINEIPKSRMFWPRQIWSKYVNKLEDLKYEENSEKAVQCLNDMVTNALIHADDCLKYMSALRDPAIFRFCAIPQIMSIGTLALCYNNIEVFRGVVKMRRGLTAKVIDRTKTMADVYGAFFDFSCMLKSKVDRNDPNAEKALSRLDAIQKTCRESGFLNKRKSLINNEPGSNSALIFLLIIILAIVYAYFSRQNN